The following proteins are co-located in the Solanum pennellii chromosome 1, SPENNV200 genome:
- the LOC107008394 gene encoding patatin-like phospholipase domain-containing protein 2 isoform X1 produces MKHITHQKSSSSSSSQPNKSMAASLSSLFLSNPRPFRPPINPKSNPHLVFPLRTLNFSAKPNPPPPNSNAKQPPTIREPTLPTPPVGDEKKSFAVATGELFLGIASRVLRRGSSLVNGWNEEPAGVTMFKDDEESESYFLKRRKEGIASVVEDPVQPEVVWEQTEKDLEAEKSLKTVTSPGFSFSAAGLLFPYHLGVAKLLIEKGYIKETTPLAGSSAGAIVCAVVASGASMQEALDATKILAQDCRLKGTAFRLGAVLREVLEKFLPDDAHIRCNGRVRVAVTQILWRPRGLLVDQFDSKEDLINAVFTSSFIPGYLAPRPATFFRNRLCIDGGLTLFMPPTSGAQTVRICAFPASRLGLQGIGISPDCNPDNRATPRQLLNWALEPAEDDILDKLFEQGYADAAVWAQENPVEDLMRDDDSSSRGISLVQ; encoded by the exons atgaaaCATATTACCCATCAaaaatcatcttcttcttcttcttctcaacCTAACAAATCAATGGCTGCTTCACTATCTTCCCTTTTCCTCTCAAACCCTCGTCCTTTTCGCCCTCCTATAAACCCTAAATCTAATCCCCATCTCGTTTTTCCACTTCGTACCCTCAATTTCTCCGCTAAACCTAACCCACCCCCTCCGAACTCCAATGCAAAACAACCACCCACCATCAGAGAACCGACGTTGCCTACTCCGCCAGTGGGGGATGAGAAGAAGTCGTTTGCGGTGGCGACCGGCGAGCTTTTCCTTGGGATTGCTTCACGAGTTTTAAGGCGTGGAAGTAGTTTAGTTAATGGGTGGAATGAGGAGCCGGCTGGTGTGACTATGTTCAAGGATGATGAAGAGAGTGAGTCTTACTTTTTGAAAAGGAGGAAGGAAGGGATAGCGTCGGTGGTTGAGGACCCTGTTCAGCCGGAGGTTGTGTGGGAGCAGACGGAGAAGGATTTGGAAGCTGAGAAGAGCTTGAAAACGGTGACTAGCCCTGGGTTTAGCTTCTCTGCTGCTGGGCTTTTGTTCCCCTATCATCTTGGGGTTGCTAAGCTTCTCATTGAGAAGGGCTATATCAAG GAGACAACACCACTAGCTGGTTCGTCTGCTGGTGCAATTGTCTGTGCAGTGGTTGCTTCTGGTGCCAGTATGCAAGAGGCTCTAGATGCTACTAAAATATTAGCTCAAGATTGTCGGCTCAAAGGGACAGCATTTCGCCTTGGG GCTGTTCTTAGAGAAGTTCTAGAGAAATTTCTTCCAGATGATGCTCATATTAGATGCAATGGAAGAGTTCGTG TTGCTGTAACACAGATACTTTGGAGGCCCAGAGGCTTATTGGTTGATCAGTTTGATTCAAAGGAAGATCTTATCAATGCTGTCTTTACTTCTTCGTTTATCCCAGG ATATCTTGCTCCGAGACCAGCCACGTTTTTCAGGAATAGACTGTGTATTGATGGGGGGCTGACACTGTTTATGCCGCCGACATCTGGTGCTCAGACG GTGCGCATTTGTGCATTTCCAGCCAGTCGTTTGGGATTGCAAGGAATTGGGATAAGTCCTGACTGCAACCCTGATAATAGGGCCACTCCTCGCCAG CTTCTCAATTGGGCACTTGAGCCTGCAGAAGATGATATTCTTGATAAGCTCTTTGAACAAGGTTATGCGGATGCAGCTGTTTGGGCCCAGGAGAACCCAGTTGAGGACTTAATGCGAGATGATGACAGTTCTTCCCGAGGCATCAGTCTTGTACAATAG
- the LOC107008394 gene encoding uncharacterized protein LOC107008394 isoform X2, translated as MKHITHQKSSSSSSSQPNKSMAASLSSLFLSNPRPFRPPINPKSNPHLVFPLRTLNFSAKPNPPPPNSNAKQPPTIREPTLPTPPVGDEKKSFAVATGELFLGIASRVLRRGSSLVNGWNEEPAGVTMFKDDEESESYFLKRRKEGIASVVEDPVQPEVVWEQTEKDLEAEKSLKTVTSPGFSFSAAGLLFPYHLGVAKLLIEKGYIKETTPLAGSSAGAIVCAVVASGASMQEALDATKILAQDCRLKGTAFRLGAVLREVLEKFLPDDAHIRCNGRVRVAVTQILWRPRGLLVDQFDSKEDLINAVFTSSFIPGYLAPRPATFFRNRLCIDGGLTLFMPPTSGAQTYRDFFLKWWYWGQLLQTSTIPLVLASCYLIQAHVPSNHTSKV; from the exons atgaaaCATATTACCCATCAaaaatcatcttcttcttcttcttctcaacCTAACAAATCAATGGCTGCTTCACTATCTTCCCTTTTCCTCTCAAACCCTCGTCCTTTTCGCCCTCCTATAAACCCTAAATCTAATCCCCATCTCGTTTTTCCACTTCGTACCCTCAATTTCTCCGCTAAACCTAACCCACCCCCTCCGAACTCCAATGCAAAACAACCACCCACCATCAGAGAACCGACGTTGCCTACTCCGCCAGTGGGGGATGAGAAGAAGTCGTTTGCGGTGGCGACCGGCGAGCTTTTCCTTGGGATTGCTTCACGAGTTTTAAGGCGTGGAAGTAGTTTAGTTAATGGGTGGAATGAGGAGCCGGCTGGTGTGACTATGTTCAAGGATGATGAAGAGAGTGAGTCTTACTTTTTGAAAAGGAGGAAGGAAGGGATAGCGTCGGTGGTTGAGGACCCTGTTCAGCCGGAGGTTGTGTGGGAGCAGACGGAGAAGGATTTGGAAGCTGAGAAGAGCTTGAAAACGGTGACTAGCCCTGGGTTTAGCTTCTCTGCTGCTGGGCTTTTGTTCCCCTATCATCTTGGGGTTGCTAAGCTTCTCATTGAGAAGGGCTATATCAAG GAGACAACACCACTAGCTGGTTCGTCTGCTGGTGCAATTGTCTGTGCAGTGGTTGCTTCTGGTGCCAGTATGCAAGAGGCTCTAGATGCTACTAAAATATTAGCTCAAGATTGTCGGCTCAAAGGGACAGCATTTCGCCTTGGG GCTGTTCTTAGAGAAGTTCTAGAGAAATTTCTTCCAGATGATGCTCATATTAGATGCAATGGAAGAGTTCGTG TTGCTGTAACACAGATACTTTGGAGGCCCAGAGGCTTATTGGTTGATCAGTTTGATTCAAAGGAAGATCTTATCAATGCTGTCTTTACTTCTTCGTTTATCCCAGG ATATCTTGCTCCGAGACCAGCCACGTTTTTCAGGAATAGACTGTGTATTGATGGGGGGCTGACACTGTTTATGCCGCCGACATCTGGTGCTCAGACG TATCGtgatttctttttgaaatggtGGTATTGGGGCCAACTTTTGCAAACATCAACTATTCCACTGGTACTTGCTAGTTGCTACCTCATACAGGCACATGTACCAAGTAACCATACCTCCAAGGTTTAG
- the LOC107023427 gene encoding probable plastid-lipid-associated protein 4, chloroplastic isoform X2 has protein sequence MATLCMSSSSPVKLHPISPFINSSFPANPKLLLSFPRRRSFFHHFTAVNYVPESLKLRARVSLFPFLFTKSEDTESLKQELLEAIAPLDRGAEATPEDQKLIDQIASKLEVANKVKEPLKSSLLNGKWELLYTTSQSILQTKRPKFLRANGKIYQAINADTLRAQNIETWPFFNQATANLVPLNARRVAVKFDSFKIASLIPIKNRGSGRGELEITYLDEELRGNQGNLFILKMVDPSYRVPL, from the exons ATGGCTACTCTTTGTATGTCTTCATCTTCTCCGGTTAAACTTCACCCAATCTCCCCCTTTATTAATTCTTCTTTCCCAGCAAATCCAAAACTACTACTTTCTTTTCCAAGAAGGAGATCATTTTTCCATCATTTTACGGCCGTCAATTATGTACCGGAATCTTTGAAATTGAGGGCAAGGGTCTCCTTATTTCCGTTTTTGTTTACCAAAAGTGAAGACACTGAGAGCCTTAAGCAGGAGCTTCTCGAAGCCATAGCCCCACTTGATCGCGGTGCTGAGGCCACTCCTGAAGATCAAAAGCTTATTGATCAG ATTGCAAGCAAACTTGAGGTAGCTAATAAAGTGAAGGAGCCCCTGAAGTCAAGCTTATTGAATGGAAAGTGGGAGCTTTTGTATACTACATCTCAATCAATTCTACAAACCAAG AGGCCCAAATTCTTGAGAGCCAATGGAAAAATTTACCAGGCTATCAATGCAGATACATTGAGGGCTCAGAATATAGAAACATGGCCATTTTTCAATCAG GCCACTGCCAATTTAGTTCCTCTTAATGCACGGAGAGTTGCTGTAAAATTTGACTCTTTCAAGATAGCAAGTCTG ATACCTATAAAGAACCGCGGAAGTGGTCGTGGTGAACTTGAAATCACATACCTGGATGAAGAACTAAG GGGCAACCAAGGAAACCTGTTTATTCTAAAAATGGTGGATCCATCATATAGAGTCCCTCTTTAA
- the LOC107023427 gene encoding probable plastid-lipid-associated protein 4, chloroplastic isoform X1: MATLCMSSSSPVKLHPISPFINSSFPANPKLLLSFPRRRSFFHHFTAVNYVPESLKLRARVSLFPFLFTKSEDTESLKQELLEAIAPLDRGAEATPEDQKLIDQIASKLEVANKVKEPLKSSLLNGKWELLYTTSQSILQTKRPKFLRANGKIYQAINADTLRAQNIETWPFFNQATANLVPLNARRVAVKFDSFKIASLIPIKNRGSGRGELEITYLDEELRISRGNQGNLFILKMVDPSYRVPL, translated from the exons ATGGCTACTCTTTGTATGTCTTCATCTTCTCCGGTTAAACTTCACCCAATCTCCCCCTTTATTAATTCTTCTTTCCCAGCAAATCCAAAACTACTACTTTCTTTTCCAAGAAGGAGATCATTTTTCCATCATTTTACGGCCGTCAATTATGTACCGGAATCTTTGAAATTGAGGGCAAGGGTCTCCTTATTTCCGTTTTTGTTTACCAAAAGTGAAGACACTGAGAGCCTTAAGCAGGAGCTTCTCGAAGCCATAGCCCCACTTGATCGCGGTGCTGAGGCCACTCCTGAAGATCAAAAGCTTATTGATCAG ATTGCAAGCAAACTTGAGGTAGCTAATAAAGTGAAGGAGCCCCTGAAGTCAAGCTTATTGAATGGAAAGTGGGAGCTTTTGTATACTACATCTCAATCAATTCTACAAACCAAG AGGCCCAAATTCTTGAGAGCCAATGGAAAAATTTACCAGGCTATCAATGCAGATACATTGAGGGCTCAGAATATAGAAACATGGCCATTTTTCAATCAG GCCACTGCCAATTTAGTTCCTCTTAATGCACGGAGAGTTGCTGTAAAATTTGACTCTTTCAAGATAGCAAGTCTG ATACCTATAAAGAACCGCGGAAGTGGTCGTGGTGAACTTGAAATCACATACCTGGATGAAGAACTAAG GATATCAAGGGGCAACCAAGGAAACCTGTTTATTCTAAAAATGGTGGATCCATCATATAGAGTCCCTCTTTAA
- the LOC107023427 gene encoding probable plastid-lipid-associated protein 4, chloroplastic isoform X4 yields MATLCMSSSSPVKLHPISPFINSSFPANPKLLLSFPRRRSFFHHFTAVNYVPESLKLRARVSLFPFLFTKSEDTESLKQELLEAIAPLDRGAEATPEDQKLIDQIASKLEVANKVKEPLKSSLLNGKWELLYTTSQSILQTKATANLVPLNARRVAVKFDSFKIASLIPIKNRGSGRGELEITYLDEELRISRGNQGNLFILKMVDPSYRVPL; encoded by the exons ATGGCTACTCTTTGTATGTCTTCATCTTCTCCGGTTAAACTTCACCCAATCTCCCCCTTTATTAATTCTTCTTTCCCAGCAAATCCAAAACTACTACTTTCTTTTCCAAGAAGGAGATCATTTTTCCATCATTTTACGGCCGTCAATTATGTACCGGAATCTTTGAAATTGAGGGCAAGGGTCTCCTTATTTCCGTTTTTGTTTACCAAAAGTGAAGACACTGAGAGCCTTAAGCAGGAGCTTCTCGAAGCCATAGCCCCACTTGATCGCGGTGCTGAGGCCACTCCTGAAGATCAAAAGCTTATTGATCAG ATTGCAAGCAAACTTGAGGTAGCTAATAAAGTGAAGGAGCCCCTGAAGTCAAGCTTATTGAATGGAAAGTGGGAGCTTTTGTATACTACATCTCAATCAATTCTACAAACCAAG GCCACTGCCAATTTAGTTCCTCTTAATGCACGGAGAGTTGCTGTAAAATTTGACTCTTTCAAGATAGCAAGTCTG ATACCTATAAAGAACCGCGGAAGTGGTCGTGGTGAACTTGAAATCACATACCTGGATGAAGAACTAAG GATATCAAGGGGCAACCAAGGAAACCTGTTTATTCTAAAAATGGTGGATCCATCATATAGAGTCCCTCTTTAA
- the LOC107023427 gene encoding uncharacterized protein LOC107023427 isoform X3, giving the protein MATLCMSSSSPVKLHPISPFINSSFPANPKLLLSFPRRRSFFHHFTAVNYVPESLKLRARVSLFPFLFTKSEDTESLKQELLEAIAPLDRGAEATPEDQKLIDQIASKLEVANKVKEPLKSSLLNGKWELLYTTSQSILQTKFIIVAEAQILESQWKNLPGYQCRYIEGSEYRNMAIFQSAIVLLRLRNLVKLDLFAIQGLNLLAGVLVLHLRVLHTHARSSGHCQFSSS; this is encoded by the exons ATGGCTACTCTTTGTATGTCTTCATCTTCTCCGGTTAAACTTCACCCAATCTCCCCCTTTATTAATTCTTCTTTCCCAGCAAATCCAAAACTACTACTTTCTTTTCCAAGAAGGAGATCATTTTTCCATCATTTTACGGCCGTCAATTATGTACCGGAATCTTTGAAATTGAGGGCAAGGGTCTCCTTATTTCCGTTTTTGTTTACCAAAAGTGAAGACACTGAGAGCCTTAAGCAGGAGCTTCTCGAAGCCATAGCCCCACTTGATCGCGGTGCTGAGGCCACTCCTGAAGATCAAAAGCTTATTGATCAG ATTGCAAGCAAACTTGAGGTAGCTAATAAAGTGAAGGAGCCCCTGAAGTCAAGCTTATTGAATGGAAAGTGGGAGCTTTTGTATACTACATCTCAATCAATTCTACAAACCAAG TTTATTATTGTCGCAGAGGCCCAAATTCTTGAGAGCCAATGGAAAAATTTACCAGGCTATCAATGCAGATACATTGAGGGCTCAGAATATAGAAACATGGCCATTTTTCAATCAG CTATTGTATTATTAAGGCTCAGAAATCTAGTCAAGTTAGATTTATTTGCAATTCAAGGACTAAATCTTTTAGCAGGAGTACTTGTGCTGCACCTCAGGGTGCTTCATACACACGCACGTTCATCTG GCCACTGCCAATTTAGTTCCTCTTAA